The following nucleotide sequence is from Chloracidobacterium validum.
TGTTCGGCCAGCCGCTTGGCCCCATAGGCGGCAAGCCCGCTGTGGAAGAGCCAGTGCCGTGATTGCCCCAGTACGATGCGGTCGAGTCCGGGAAAGGCCGCGCCCAGCCGGAAGCCCACCAGCGCCGAAAGCCCCATGAGCGCGGACGTGCCGGGATTGGCGAGCACCCAGGCGCGCGCCTTGCGGTAGCCGTCCCGGGTTTCCACCGTCGCGTGAAAGACGCGCGCGCCGAAGTCGTAGGCCTCCTCGGCGCGCGCATAGTACTCACGCGCCGTCTCCCGGACGGCCTCGAACGCCTCGCCGGCCCGCCCCACCACTTCCGAGGCTTTTTCACTGCCGCCACGAATGGCGTCCGACCCGACTTCGGCAACCTTGCCGGCGACCTTCTCGGCGGCCTGCTTGAGGTTTTCCGTGACGTGATGCTTTTCGTCGAGGTGCTTGAACTCATCGCGGACGGTCTCAACCACGTGGGAGACGGTGCTCGTCACCTCGCGCGCGTCCGGCAGCCGGTCGGTAACGTCCTCGATGACCTCCGTGACTTCCTGGACAACCTCCCGTACCACGTCCGGCGTGCTTTCCGCCGCGCGCTGGACATTGGAAGATAGCCGGCTCGTCGTCCGGCGCACTTCCTCGGCGAGTTTTCCGGTTTGCTCAACGGTTTTCTCGACCGTCTTCTCGATGGTTTCGGATAGCCCCAACTGTTCGTCAACTTCCTGGGCTTTTTTCTGAATCTTGCGCCGCCACTCACTGAATCGGTCGAAATAATCTGCCATGACGCGCCTCCCTGAAACCTGCCTCGTGAAACGGTCGCCCCGGTCAGCGCCGGAACATGACGGCGGTGACTTGTAACGCCACGGCCTGATTTTCCGCGCCCCGCAACTCAACCTTGTCGTCGGTGATTTTGAGTGAAAATCCATTCGCTGCCGCGATGGTCATTTCGTTGCCGGCCGGCAGTCGAACGGTGAGCGAAGGCGTGCCCTCACAGCCAAACGTGCAGGCGAGCGTGTCGCCGCCCTTGGCGATGAGCGCCTTGCGGTCACCGCAGGGCATGTCCAGCTTGTTCTTGCGATACTTGACGCGCGCTCGCGTCGGCTCGACGGTTGCCGTCAGGTCGTCGCGCAGCACTGGCTGAAAAGCCGTGTGGAAATACTTTTCCCGATAGTCGGAGTGGCTAAAAATGAGTTCAAAATTGCGTAGCTCGCGCCCAGCCGCCACTTGAATGGTGTAGTAGCCCTGGGCGTCGGTCAGGGTTTTGTAATTGTCATACTCGGTGCGCACATGGACTTGCACGTTGGTCAGCGGGCGTTTGGTTTGAGCTTCGAGCACCTGCCCGCGCACGGTCATCGAACTGGCCGTGACCGAGAACTGCGCCTGCGCTTCTGGCGCGCCCAGACCGTCCACCCCTAACCCTAACCCAACCATCAAGCCAAAGCGGAGCATCAAGCCAAAACGTGGGTGGTTCATAAAATCCAGTTACTCCTCCAGCGATGGGGACGTTACCATATCCGCTGCCGGCAGTTCGATGCGTGTGATGCGCCGTTGCCCGGTCAACCGGATGTCAACGTCGAGGGTCAGATCGCCCACCGGCTGACCCTGCCGGGCACGCGGTATCTCAAAAAAGAGAAATCCCTCCGCCTGCCCTCCGGCCGGCAGTCCGCCCGTCGTCGGAAAGCCTGAGCCATCGTAGCGCGCGCGGAACGTCCGGTAGCCATCCACGCTGTAGGCGCGGATGCCATACGACTTCATCAACCGCTTTTCAGACTGCCGGACTGACAACTGCCGCCAAGGCTGCCCACTTCGATCGCGCAGCCGAAAGCGAACCAGCTTCAGGTCAATGGGGATGGCGCGGGCATCCAGCCACACATAGACCGGCAGCATGCCGGCCGTGAGATGGTTGGCGTCAAAGCGATCCACCAGCGCGTTGCCATCGCGCATGGCGCGGGCGCGCACTTCGTAGTCGGCTTCGGCCACCACACTGGCCGGCGCCGCCGACACCGGCGGATCGGTCTTGGGGCGAACCCGAAACGGCTCACGCGCGCAAGCCGCCAGCGCCAGCGCCAGGATGACCACCGCAGTCAGTCGGCGGCCGGCCGCGCCGGTTGTCGGCTGACTTGGTTCAGGGCTGAAACGTAACCCAAACGCCATAGGCCATAATCTCACAGGTCTGGCTGACCGCCCCCAGGGCATCGCCGGTGATGCCCCCAAGCTGCCGCCGAAAATACCATCCGGCCAGCAACGTCAGTGTCGCGGCGAGCGCCAGCAACAAACTACCGAGCCGGCCACCGATGCCCAGGACAATCGCGCTGCCGATGAGCGCCGCGCCGAGCACATGTCCACCGTGGAGAAACATCACGAACCGCCCCTTGCCGCCCTCTGCGCGGGCATAGGGCAGTTGCCAGGCCAACCACACGATGGTCAGGCGGGCCAGGCAAGGCGCGACGATGAGCGCCCGGCACAGGGATTCAA
It contains:
- a CDS encoding peptidase associated/transthyretin-like domain-containing protein, which codes for MNHPRFGLMLRFGLMVGLGLGVDGLGAPEAQAQFSVTASSMTVRGQVLEAQTKRPLTNVQVHVRTEYDNYKTLTDAQGYYTIQVAAGRELRNFELIFSHSDYREKYFHTAFQPVLRDDLTATVEPTRARVKYRKNKLDMPCGDRKALIAKGGDTLACTFGCEGTPSLTVRLPAGNEMTIAAANGFSLKITDDKVELRGAENQAVALQVTAVMFRR